In a single window of the Flavivirga spongiicola genome:
- a CDS encoding DUF1801 domain-containing protein — MKKIEVKINPKVESVFNNYPDSVRKKMNSLRELIIETANKTEGITNLEETLKWGEPSYLTKKGSTIRIDWKSKNPNQYAMYFQCTSRLVSTFRTVYKNTLDFEGKRAIILQLKEDLPKEALKNCIATALTYHKVKHLPLLGM; from the coding sequence ATGAAAAAAATAGAAGTAAAAATTAACCCTAAAGTTGAATCGGTTTTCAACAATTACCCGGATTCGGTTAGAAAGAAAATGAATAGCCTGCGGGAATTGATTATAGAAACCGCTAACAAAACAGAAGGCATAACAAACCTGGAAGAAACACTAAAATGGGGAGAACCCAGTTATCTAACCAAAAAAGGTAGTACTATTAGAATAGATTGGAAATCTAAAAACCCGAATCAATATGCGATGTATTTTCAATGTACTAGTAGGTTAGTTTCTACATTCAGAACAGTTTATAAAAATACGCTTGATTTTGAAGGTAAAAGAGCCATCATTTTACAGCTAAAAGAAGATCTTCCTAAAGAGGCACTAAAAAATTGTATTGCTACTGCATTAACTTACCATAAAGTAAAGCATTTACCTTTATTAGGGATGTAA
- a CDS encoding RNA methyltransferase produces MRKLKNSELNRLSVDNFKSVKKTPIIIILDNIRSLNNIGSVFRTSDAFLIEKIYLCGITAKPPHKDIHKTALGSTDTVDWEYVGDTMHLVETLQAENIKVCAIEQAEHATMLNDFKPEADTTYALVFGNEVKGVTQDVVSTSDVVIEIPQFGTKHSLNISVSCGVVVWDVFSKLNK; encoded by the coding sequence ATGCGTAAACTAAAAAATAGTGAATTAAACCGATTGAGTGTTGATAATTTTAAATCGGTAAAAAAAACACCAATTATCATTATTTTAGACAACATTAGAAGTCTTAACAATATTGGTTCTGTATTTAGAACCAGTGATGCTTTTTTAATTGAAAAAATTTACCTCTGTGGCATAACAGCTAAACCACCTCATAAAGACATTCATAAAACAGCACTTGGAAGTACCGATACGGTAGACTGGGAATATGTTGGAGACACTATGCATTTAGTTGAAACGTTACAGGCAGAAAACATAAAAGTATGTGCTATCGAACAAGCAGAGCATGCTACCATGTTAAATGATTTTAAACCTGAAGCTGACACGACTTACGCGCTGGTTTTTGGTAACGAAGTAAAGGGGGTCACTCAAGATGTTGTTAGTACTAGCGATGTGGTGATTGAGATACCTCAATTTGGCACCAAGCATTCATTAAATATTTCGGTGAGTTGTGGTGTTGTGGTTTGGGATGTCTTTTCTAAGTTGAATAAATAA
- a CDS encoding lectin-like protein — protein MKDIQNLTIYFCLLLISFFSCQLIAQEIPSDAVLFKGHYYKVYDNQCSWHEAVKKCEALGGILASIKSKEVDDFIFKLSSGKCLWIGASDEIVEGEWLWRDGSKMGYKHWAPEEPDNWKGKEDWSVIGWPGERFKNGRWGDTVADERLPITGFICEWESS, from the coding sequence ATGAAAGATATACAAAATTTAACCATCTATTTTTGTTTACTTTTAATCTCATTTTTTAGTTGTCAGCTTATTGCACAGGAAATACCTTCAGATGCCGTTTTGTTTAAAGGGCATTATTACAAGGTGTATGACAATCAATGTTCTTGGCATGAAGCTGTAAAAAAATGTGAGGCATTAGGGGGGATTTTGGCCTCAATAAAGAGTAAAGAAGTCGATGATTTTATTTTTAAATTAAGTTCTGGAAAATGCTTATGGATAGGAGCATCTGATGAGATAGTGGAGGGCGAATGGCTTTGGAGAGATGGAAGCAAAATGGGTTACAAGCATTGGGCGCCAGAAGAGCCAGATAATTGGAAAGGAAAAGAAGATTGGTCTGTTATAGGTTGGCCGGGAGAAAGGTTTAAAAATGGTAGATGGGGAGATACTGTGGCAGATGAGCGTTTACCAATTACTGGTTTTATATGTGAATGGGAGTCTTCTTAA
- a CDS encoding class I SAM-dependent methyltransferase, giving the protein MVKKIKKPWPIKDVMTQIYEMKLWGGTAFDFYSGAGSHDPRIINPYLDTLITFLESHNKPLVVCDLGCGDFNIGKHLTRYAQKYIAIDIVEKLIERNKKLFREDHLEFRCLNIITDELPSGDCIILRQVLQHLSNAEIQKVIKKIAVAYKYIILTEHVPLDDFIPNKDIISGQGIRLKQNSGVNILEAPFNLKIKEEKNLGEHILENNKGRIVTTLYNVF; this is encoded by the coding sequence GTGGTTAAAAAAATAAAGAAACCCTGGCCCATTAAAGACGTGATGACACAGATTTATGAGATGAAACTCTGGGGAGGTACAGCATTCGATTTTTATTCTGGAGCAGGTTCACACGATCCAAGAATCATAAATCCATATTTAGATACTTTAATTACCTTTTTAGAATCTCACAACAAGCCTTTAGTAGTTTGCGATTTAGGTTGTGGCGATTTTAATATTGGCAAACACTTAACTAGATATGCCCAAAAATATATTGCTATAGATATTGTTGAGAAACTTATTGAAAGAAACAAAAAGTTATTTAGAGAAGACCATTTAGAGTTTCGTTGTTTGAATATTATAACAGATGAACTTCCATCTGGAGATTGTATTATATTACGACAAGTATTACAGCATTTGTCTAATGCAGAAATACAAAAAGTAATAAAAAAAATAGCTGTTGCTTATAAATACATCATTTTAACCGAACATGTACCATTGGATGACTTTATTCCTAATAAAGACATTATTTCCGGGCAAGGTATTAGACTAAAACAAAACAGTGGTGTTAACATATTAGAGGCTCCTTTTAACTTAAAAATTAAAGAAGAAAAAAACTTGGGGGAGCATATTCTAGAAAATAATAAAGGGCGTATAGTAACGACATTGTATAACGTATTTTAA
- the mutS gene encoding DNA mismatch repair protein MutS — MKKKAKKETPLMKQYNAIKAKYPDALLLFRVGDFYETFGEDAVKTAGILGIILTKRGAGSESETELAGFPHHSLNTYLPKLVKAGERVAICDQLEDPKQTKTIVKRGVTELVTPGVALNDEVLVSKSNNFLCSVYFDKKYIGISFLDISTGEFLTSQGNAEYIDKLLQNFRPSEVLVSKQKRTTFNETFGNDFHTFYMEDWVYQTDYAYETLIKHFDTKTLKGFGIEDLYEGIIASGSILHYLSETQHNKLQHITSISRIAEDEYVWMDKFTIRNLELYNSTNNNAVTLLNVIDKTISPMGGRLLKRWLALPLKNVDKIKQRHEVVSFLTKEHTMLQKIQNHIKHIGDLERLISKIATGKVNPREVIQLKNSLEAIVPIKSLASNCDNESLKMIGDTLQGCEVLREKIKETLNEEAPVNVLKGNSIASGFSSELDELRGLSKSGKDYLDKMLERESERTGITSLKIASNNVFGYYIEVRNTHKDKVPEEWIRKQTLVSAERYITEELKEYEAKILGAEDRIQAIEQQLFAELVAWMNQYIKAVQQNAYLVGQLDCLCGFAQLAKDNKYVYPIINDSFDLDIQDGRHPVIEKQLPIGEAYIANDVFLDRTAQQIIMITGPNMSGKSAILRQTALIVLLAQIGSFVPAKEARIGLVDKIFTRVGASDNISMGESTFMVEMNETASILNNISDRSLVLLDEIGRGTSTYDGISIAWAISEYLHEHPAKPKTLFATHYHELNEMTETFDRIKNFNVSVKELKDHVLFLRKLVEGGSEHSFGIHVAKMAGMPQQVLHRANKILKKLEKSHSSEELTDKVKSIEDEIQLSFFNLDDPLLENIKDEILHIEIDTLTPVEALMKLNEIKRMLVKKKHA; from the coding sequence ATGAAGAAAAAAGCAAAAAAAGAGACTCCTTTAATGAAACAATACAATGCAATTAAGGCTAAGTATCCAGACGCCTTATTGTTGTTTCGTGTTGGCGATTTTTACGAAACATTTGGAGAAGATGCGGTTAAAACGGCAGGTATTTTAGGTATTATTTTAACCAAACGTGGTGCTGGCAGTGAAAGTGAAACCGAATTGGCTGGTTTTCCTCATCATTCATTAAATACCTATTTACCTAAATTGGTTAAGGCAGGTGAACGTGTTGCTATTTGCGACCAATTGGAAGACCCTAAACAAACCAAAACGATTGTTAAACGTGGTGTGACAGAACTAGTAACGCCTGGGGTGGCACTAAACGATGAGGTTTTAGTATCAAAATCCAATAACTTTTTGTGTTCGGTTTATTTTGATAAAAAGTATATAGGTATTTCGTTTTTAGATATCTCTACAGGTGAGTTTTTAACCTCACAAGGTAATGCAGAGTATATTGATAAGTTACTACAGAATTTCAGGCCTAGTGAAGTATTGGTTTCTAAACAAAAGCGTACGACGTTTAATGAAACGTTTGGGAACGATTTTCATACGTTTTATATGGAAGATTGGGTCTATCAAACCGATTATGCCTATGAAACATTAATAAAGCATTTCGATACTAAAACACTAAAAGGTTTTGGTATTGAAGATTTGTACGAAGGCATCATTGCGTCGGGTTCTATTCTTCATTATTTGTCGGAAACGCAACATAACAAACTGCAACATATTACATCCATTTCCAGAATCGCTGAAGATGAATATGTGTGGATGGATAAATTTACTATTAGGAATTTAGAACTTTATAATTCGACAAATAATAATGCCGTGACGCTTTTAAATGTGATTGATAAAACCATTTCGCCTATGGGCGGCAGGTTATTGAAGCGTTGGTTGGCATTGCCTTTAAAAAACGTTGATAAGATTAAACAACGTCATGAAGTGGTAAGTTTTTTAACTAAGGAACATACCATGCTTCAAAAAATTCAGAACCATATTAAACATATTGGTGATTTAGAGCGGCTCATTTCTAAAATAGCGACAGGAAAGGTAAACCCGCGTGAAGTTATTCAGCTTAAAAACTCTTTAGAGGCCATCGTACCCATAAAATCGTTAGCGTCAAATTGTGATAACGAATCGCTTAAAATGATTGGTGATACACTGCAGGGATGTGAGGTGCTTCGTGAAAAAATTAAAGAAACACTCAATGAAGAAGCACCCGTAAATGTATTAAAAGGAAATAGCATTGCTTCTGGTTTTTCTTCAGAATTGGACGAATTGAGAGGTTTGTCAAAATCCGGAAAAGATTATTTAGATAAAATGCTGGAACGTGAAAGTGAACGTACAGGCATCACGTCTCTAAAAATAGCCTCAAACAATGTATTTGGGTATTATATTGAGGTACGCAATACCCATAAAGACAAGGTGCCTGAAGAATGGATTAGAAAGCAAACACTGGTAAGTGCCGAAAGATATATTACAGAAGAACTTAAAGAATATGAAGCTAAAATATTAGGGGCAGAAGATAGAATTCAGGCGATTGAACAACAGTTATTTGCAGAATTGGTTGCATGGATGAACCAATATATAAAAGCAGTGCAGCAAAATGCTTACCTAGTTGGGCAATTAGATTGTCTATGTGGATTTGCTCAACTGGCAAAAGATAATAAATATGTATACCCTATTATTAATGACTCTTTTGATTTAGATATACAAGATGGTCGACACCCTGTCATAGAAAAACAATTACCTATTGGTGAAGCTTATATTGCTAATGATGTGTTTTTAGATAGGACTGCTCAACAGATTATTATGATTACGGGACCTAACATGTCTGGTAAGTCGGCTATTTTACGCCAAACGGCGTTAATCGTGCTATTGGCCCAAATAGGGAGTTTTGTGCCTGCGAAAGAAGCTCGTATTGGTCTGGTGGATAAGATTTTTACGAGGGTAGGAGCTAGCGATAATATTTCAATGGGAGAATCGACCTTTATGGTAGAAATGAATGAAACTGCTTCTATTCTGAATAATATATCAGATAGAAGTTTGGTGTTGCTTGACGAAATAGGTCGAGGTACAAGTACTTATGATGGTATTTCAATAGCTTGGGCGATTAGCGAGTATTTACATGAGCATCCTGCAAAACCTAAAACATTGTTCGCAACGCATTACCATGAGTTAAATGAAATGACCGAAACATTCGATCGCATTAAAAACTTTAATGTATCAGTTAAAGAATTAAAAGACCATGTGCTTTTTTTAAGAAAACTGGTTGAAGGAGGTAGTGAACATAGTTTTGGTATTCATGTCGCTAAAATGGCAGGTATGCCGCAACAAGTATTGCATCGAGCTAATAAAATTTTAAAGAAATTAGAGAAGTCTCATTCTAGTGAAGAATTAACGGATAAGGTTAAATCCATAGAAGATGAGATACAGCTAAGTTTTTTTAATTTGGATGACCCATTATTGGAAAATATCAAGGATGAAATATTACACATTGAGATTGATACACTTACGCCCGTTGAAGCGCTTATGAAACTTAATGAAATTAAGCGAATGTTAGTTAAGAAAAAGCATGCGTAA
- a CDS encoding thioredoxin family protein — translation MKKIIIPLLMFVAICSNAQDGIKATVEKAFETAAKEDKKVVLYFTITGCVPCKVFEKAVMEKTSVMEKVNKDHILLKISADYPEGKDLCKKYKVGGFPFYIEMDEEKKILNKWVGWRSVDHFINTFLNGTEEQKAKNLKILGA, via the coding sequence TTGTTGCTATTTGTAGCAATGCTCAAGACGGTATTAAGGCTACAGTAGAAAAAGCTTTCGAAACTGCTGCAAAAGAAGATAAAAAAGTAGTGCTTTATTTTACAATTACAGGTTGTGTACCTTGTAAGGTTTTTGAAAAAGCTGTTATGGAGAAAACCTCAGTTATGGAAAAGGTTAATAAAGATCATATACTCTTAAAAATTAGTGCTGACTACCCTGAAGGAAAAGATTTATGTAAAAAGTATAAAGTTGGAGGTTTTCCATTTTATATTGAAATGGACGAAGAGAAGAAGATTCTTAATAAATGGGTAGGATGGCGTTCTGTAGATCATTTTATTAATACGTTTTTAAATGGGACTGAAGAGCAGAAAGCTAAAAACCTAAAAATATTAGGCGCTTAA
- a CDS encoding S1C family serine protease, with protein sequence MKLLLQKRNSILMVNCLVFLLFFGGSCNTIKAQSTTYNDEKRVEEIQQQVLKIYDKLLKSTVRVELGEAAGSAVLISEDGYILTAAHVIDAVGGKEGQVRLYDGSVYMATCLGKDGVADYGLMKIEPTEKLVYAELGVASNLPKDEACLMFGHPSPSDKERPAIGRIGFYEGITDSDYLRTSCIMMPGDSGGPMFDLNGKVIGVNCYITRGMDENYYASVDNVKKNWDKLVSGELFDYSKPAYSGSIVEAVEKESPFVLKEGKDTFVKILSKKKNKTHETIVTIESLVEGDSIKTQGTIFDKKGYIVAKSSQIGNTQVYCTLNNGNKVQAYPVGRDKVNDLVVLKLETKENLSSINLGLNKEIKTGQVLGTVSSQGDIAWSGILGLGVRKIKTKDKGYLGIEFNKEQDSVIIGNVIEGAAANRAGLLVGDKIIQFNLMPINARRDLFKALSKTEPDQKVIVKVLRNKIEKDIEVILDKRKDKKTRSNYVAGNVKPSKIKDGFPKAFTHDMPLQPHECGTLVINLQGEVLGINIARRSRTCSLAIPLGHVEKVVETILKKAKINS encoded by the coding sequence ATGAAGTTATTGTTACAAAAAAGAAATAGCATTTTAATGGTTAACTGTTTAGTATTTCTTTTGTTTTTTGGAGGAAGTTGTAATACAATAAAAGCACAGTCTACTACTTACAATGATGAAAAAAGAGTAGAAGAAATACAGCAACAGGTTTTAAAAATTTATGATAAGCTATTAAAAAGCACAGTAAGGGTTGAACTAGGAGAAGCTGCAGGGAGTGCTGTTTTAATATCGGAAGACGGTTACATTCTTACTGCAGCTCATGTTATAGATGCCGTTGGAGGAAAAGAAGGCCAAGTTAGGCTTTATGATGGATCGGTATATATGGCAACTTGTCTAGGAAAAGATGGTGTCGCTGATTATGGATTAATGAAAATAGAGCCTACTGAAAAGCTTGTGTATGCAGAGTTAGGAGTCGCGTCAAATTTACCTAAAGATGAAGCTTGTTTAATGTTCGGGCACCCTAGTCCTTCAGATAAAGAACGTCCTGCTATTGGCAGAATAGGTTTTTATGAAGGGATAACAGATAGTGACTATTTAAGAACTTCCTGTATTATGATGCCAGGAGATTCTGGAGGGCCTATGTTCGATTTAAACGGGAAGGTGATAGGTGTTAATTGCTATATAACTAGAGGAATGGATGAAAACTATTATGCTTCTGTAGATAATGTAAAAAAGAATTGGGATAAGTTGGTAAGTGGTGAATTGTTTGATTATAGTAAGCCGGCATATAGTGGTTCAATTGTTGAGGCTGTTGAAAAAGAAAGCCCATTTGTGTTAAAGGAAGGTAAAGATACTTTTGTCAAGATATTGTCAAAGAAAAAAAATAAAACACATGAAACTATTGTTACCATTGAAAGTTTAGTGGAAGGGGATTCTATAAAAACTCAGGGAACCATTTTTGATAAAAAAGGTTATATAGTAGCAAAGTCCTCACAAATAGGAAACACTCAGGTATATTGTACTTTAAACAATGGAAATAAAGTACAAGCATATCCAGTAGGACGAGATAAAGTTAATGATCTAGTTGTGTTAAAATTAGAAACAAAAGAAAATCTAAGCTCCATAAACTTAGGTTTAAATAAGGAGATAAAAACAGGGCAAGTACTAGGAACTGTTTCAAGTCAAGGGGATATTGCTTGGTCTGGAATTTTAGGCTTAGGAGTAAGAAAAATTAAGACAAAGGATAAAGGATATCTAGGAATTGAATTTAACAAAGAGCAAGACAGTGTCATTATAGGAAATGTTATTGAAGGAGCTGCCGCAAATCGAGCAGGTTTACTGGTAGGGGATAAAATTATTCAATTTAATTTAATGCCAATTAATGCAAGACGTGACTTGTTTAAAGCACTTTCTAAAACCGAGCCAGATCAAAAAGTAATTGTTAAGGTTTTAAGAAATAAAATTGAAAAAGATATAGAGGTTATATTGGATAAAAGAAAAGATAAAAAAACCAGATCTAATTATGTTGCAGGCAATGTGAAACCTAGTAAAATTAAAGATGGTTTTCCTAAAGCGTTTACTCATGATATGCCTTTGCAGCCTCATGAATGTGGTACACTAGTAATTAACCTACAAGGAGAAGTTTTAGGAATTAACATTGCTAGAAGAAGTAGAACATGTTCATTGGCTATTCCGTTAGGGCATGTGGAAAAAGTTGTAGAAACAATATTAAAAAAAGCAAAAATAAACAGTTAA
- a CDS encoding DUF4843 domain-containing protein: MKNYIKKIGIMCLVVFSIMACETKETMVYEGKDVIYFSQALERRLDSIPISFAFDLEEVTDKIVDVKVRVQGYTTSYDRIAKIEVLDDQTTATEGVHFNLPREITVLKDSVYADIPVEFIRTDDMETEIFNLKFKLVPNDHFEVKVTGDQTSSNSKTSRPVVYDEFEISVSDQLVEPSIWNRFMVYLLGDFSRKKVYLFAEVNEIAVPDFSRFPNLSTIFNQTAKFKSYLNAQKAAGTPVLEDDGTEMIVP, translated from the coding sequence ATGAAAAATTATATCAAAAAAATTGGTATCATGTGTCTTGTAGTATTTTCTATAATGGCTTGTGAAACAAAAGAAACTATGGTTTATGAAGGGAAGGATGTTATTTATTTTTCTCAAGCTCTAGAAAGAAGATTAGATAGCATTCCTATAAGCTTTGCTTTTGACTTAGAAGAAGTTACAGACAAAATAGTAGACGTTAAAGTTCGCGTACAAGGTTATACCACATCGTATGATAGAATAGCTAAAATAGAGGTTCTAGATGATCAAACAACTGCCACTGAAGGTGTACATTTTAACTTACCAAGGGAAATAACAGTCCTTAAAGACAGTGTTTATGCTGATATTCCCGTAGAGTTTATAAGAACTGACGATATGGAAACGGAAATTTTTAATTTAAAGTTTAAATTGGTTCCTAATGATCATTTTGAAGTTAAGGTTACTGGAGATCAAACTTCAAGTAATTCTAAAACAAGTAGACCAGTTGTTTATGATGAATTTGAGATTAGTGTTTCAGACCAATTAGTAGAACCGAGTATATGGAATAGGTTTATGGTGTATTTATTGGGTGATTTTTCACGTAAAAAAGTATACTTATTTGCAGAAGTAAACGAAATAGCAGTTCCCGATTTTAGCAGGTTCCCTAATTTGTCTACAATTTTTAATCAAACAGCTAAATTTAAAAGTTATCTAAATGCTCAAAAAGCAGCAGGAACACCGGTTTTAGAAGATGATGGGACCGAGATGATTGTACCATGA
- a CDS encoding trypsin-like peptidase domain-containing protein — MISYLIFLLFFGGGCNTIIAQSTTYNDEKRVEEIQQQVLDIYDKLLKSTVRVEVGSAAGTGVLISEDGYVLSAAHVVAAVEKRKGKIRLYDGTVYTATCLGKNKIADYGLMKIESDKKFIFSELGTPIDLAKDEACLMLGHPASDEKERPPIGRIGFYKGVTNGDYLKTSCIMMPGDSGGPIFDLNGKVIGVCSYVNSAINENYYASVYNVKKHWDKLVNGESFGNIKSRYKSTAVEVTEKEKPFVLKGGKETISKVLSKKRNDIDKAVVAIESILDGDAFKTQGTLINKKGYIIAKSSQIGNNSIQCTLHNGNKIQAQMVGRDLVNDLVVLKIKTREKLNAINLDINSAEKAGQLLGTVSSKGDIAWSGIFGLESRKIKTKDTGDLGVEFEEKENVIVKRTIEGKAANKAGILAGDEIVKFNEVAINIKKDLRRALSKTKPNEKVIATILRGGAEKDIEVVLGRKRVDYMKNHVAGGIKTTKIRDDFPKAFTHDMSILPSDCGTPVINLQGKVIGINIARRNRVSSLAISLAHIKTVVNKILKTTDKKS, encoded by the coding sequence ATGATTAGCTATTTAATATTTCTTCTGTTTTTTGGAGGAGGATGTAATACAATAATAGCACAGTCTACTACTTACAATGATGAAAAAAGAGTAGAAGAAATACAGCAACAGGTTTTAGATATTTATGATAAACTATTAAAAAGTACTGTACGAGTAGAGGTTGGGAGTGCTGCAGGGACTGGCGTGTTAATATCGGAAGATGGTTATGTTCTTTCTGCTGCTCATGTTGTTGCTGCAGTTGAAAAAAGAAAAGGAAAAATAAGACTTTATGATGGCACAGTATATACGGCGACTTGTTTAGGGAAAAATAAGATAGCCGATTATGGATTAATGAAAATAGAATCTGATAAGAAGTTTATTTTTTCGGAGCTAGGAACCCCTATAGATTTAGCTAAAGATGAGGCTTGTTTAATGTTGGGCCATCCTGCATCTGATGAAAAAGAACGCCCTCCTATTGGAAGAATAGGTTTTTATAAAGGAGTAACTAATGGAGATTATTTAAAAACATCATGTATCATGATGCCTGGAGATTCTGGAGGACCAATATTTGATTTAAATGGGAAAGTCATAGGAGTTTGTAGCTATGTTAATAGTGCAATTAATGAAAATTATTATGCCTCCGTTTATAATGTGAAAAAGCATTGGGATAAATTAGTTAATGGGGAATCGTTTGGGAATATTAAATCCCGTTATAAAAGTACAGCTGTTGAAGTAACTGAAAAAGAAAAACCGTTTGTATTAAAAGGAGGTAAAGAAACTATTAGTAAGGTTTTATCTAAAAAAAGAAACGACATTGATAAAGCTGTTGTTGCTATTGAAAGTATATTAGATGGCGATGCTTTTAAAACCCAAGGAACCCTTATTAATAAGAAGGGCTATATTATAGCAAAGTCATCTCAAATAGGAAATAATTCAATACAGTGTACTTTACATAACGGAAATAAAATACAAGCGCAAATGGTTGGTAGGGATCTTGTTAATGACCTTGTTGTGTTAAAAATAAAAACGAGGGAAAAATTAAATGCTATAAATTTAGATATAAATAGTGCAGAGAAAGCTGGGCAGTTATTAGGTACAGTTTCAAGTAAAGGTGATATTGCCTGGTCTGGTATCTTTGGTTTAGAATCAAGAAAAATTAAGACAAAAGATACTGGAGATTTAGGAGTTGAATTTGAAGAAAAAGAGAATGTTATCGTAAAAAGAACTATCGAAGGAAAAGCAGCGAATAAAGCAGGTATATTGGCAGGAGATGAGATTGTAAAATTTAATGAGGTAGCAATAAACATAAAAAAGGATTTACGTAGAGCGCTTTCTAAAACAAAGCCGAATGAAAAAGTAATTGCTACCATTTTAAGAGGTGGGGCTGAGAAAGATATAGAAGTGGTGCTGGGTAGAAAACGTGTAGATTATATGAAAAATCATGTGGCAGGAGGTATAAAAACTACTAAAATAAGAGATGATTTCCCTAAGGCTTTTACACACGATATGTCTATATTACCTAGTGATTGTGGTACACCAGTAATTAATTTACAAGGGAAAGTCATAGGTATTAACATTGCTCGTAGAAACAGAGTAAGCTCATTGGCTATTTCGTTAGCACATATAAAAACCGTTGTAAATAAAATATTAAAAACAACAGATAAGAAAAGTTAG
- a CDS encoding PKD-like family lipoprotein: MFKNIKKQIALIFCTSLLVVSCLEDEGNYVYTEVDEITFEGVEESYSIARYDDFKVTPDLKHTKDSNNYTYKWFIDDGGYDSEIIAETKDLDIENLDWAPGKHDIYYVVTDEDTEIEYEYRFTVEVLNPFYEGWLVLSEENGGSRLDMISYLFEEYTVKNDVLSIANSELELSGVPESLMIYQWDRRVLGIYITTSGNGTVRLTPNTFETFRTLSSEFASDQPDDLKADNLVSPYPNYGYAAANGNIYHWFSVWHIRYNQPINIIDGTPFVASPYIVKGAPFSTTGYDDTNKRFVRFSGFRASSGLMAPEASTLFDYDTGKDLIYMTQSKYNGTRAFAFLKDPVDSKHYLAIFSPNKYTQYHYGEITATDFDQATSYAVSPDFGYIFYAVGGKVYQYDFTQDKTTLMIDRPEEVTYLKFNEFNKSNDRYDLLSSQLVVCTHNGSANGGVVEFYDVPPVNGQITLESSYSGFGKIKGIGYRDR; encoded by the coding sequence ATGTTTAAAAATATAAAAAAACAAATAGCGTTAATTTTTTGTACTAGTTTGTTGGTGGTGTCATGTTTGGAAGATGAAGGAAATTACGTTTATACAGAAGTAGATGAAATAACATTTGAAGGTGTAGAAGAGTCTTATTCTATAGCTAGATATGATGATTTTAAAGTCACTCCAGATTTAAAACATACAAAAGATTCCAATAATTATACTTATAAATGGTTCATTGATGATGGGGGCTATGATTCTGAGATAATAGCTGAGACCAAGGATTTAGATATTGAGAATTTGGATTGGGCTCCGGGTAAGCATGATATTTATTATGTTGTAACTGATGAAGATACGGAAATAGAATACGAATATCGTTTTACGGTAGAAGTATTAAACCCTTTTTACGAAGGTTGGCTTGTTTTAAGTGAAGAAAATGGAGGGTCTCGACTAGATATGATTTCTTATTTATTTGAAGAATATACAGTAAAGAATGATGTACTTAGTATTGCCAATTCCGAATTAGAATTATCAGGAGTTCCAGAATCCCTTATGATATATCAATGGGATCGTCGTGTTCTTGGTATTTATATTACTACTTCAGGAAATGGTACGGTTAGACTGACTCCAAATACATTCGAAACGTTTAGAACTTTAAGTAGTGAGTTTGCATCAGATCAGCCAGATGATCTTAAAGCAGATAATCTGGTTTCACCATATCCAAATTATGGATACGCTGCGGCAAATGGCAATATATACCATTGGTTTTCAGTTTGGCATATTAGATATAACCAACCTATTAATATAATTGATGGTACGCCTTTTGTAGCGTCTCCTTATATTGTAAAAGGTGCTCCTTTTAGTACAACAGGTTATGATGATACAAATAAAAGATTTGTTAGATTTTCTGGTTTTCGAGCATCATCTGGTTTAATGGCTCCAGAGGCTAGTACATTATTTGATTATGATACAGGAAAAGACCTGATATATATGACGCAAAGTAAATACAATGGTACCAGAGCTTTTGCTTTTTTGAAAGATCCAGTAGATTCAAAACATTATCTGGCAATATTTTCGCCTAATAAATATACACAGTATCATTATGGTGAAATTACGGCTACAGATTTTGATCAGGCTACAAGTTATGCAGTTAGCCCGGATTTTGGCTATATTTTCTATGCAGTTGGAGGCAAAGTATATCAATATGATTTTACTCAAGATAAAACGACATTGATGATAGATAGACCTGAAGAAGTAACCTATTTAAAATTCAATGAGTTTAATAAAAGTAATGATAGGTATGATTTGTTGAGTAGTCAATTAGTTGTTTGTACTCATAATGGTTCTGCAAATGGTGGTGTAGTAGAGTTTTATGATGTACCACCTGTAAATGGTCAAATTACTTTAGAAAGTTCTTATTCTGGATTTGGAAAAATCAAAGGAATAGGGTATAGAGACAGATAG